The following proteins are co-located in the Spirosoma montaniterrae genome:
- a CDS encoding tetratricopeptide repeat protein, producing MKKASLPNYAFHPFSIRCGIRLASVAALFYSFALSLFLLACTSDNRQMAHIPDVPKSGDSSRTQLALQALTQAINTSSPASAYAKRAVILLAMGRYADALADINEAIERNDNAGSYFLTRAKVLRALQQPAKALENAQRAEILGVNTPELYTLQGDLLQQQNQFDKARLYVARALQMAPYDGEAYFFNGLMAAKQGDTAQALALYDQSLRLKPRYLETYNQLSAIYRTLGNLNAALAYNERAVRYFPNNAKLIYGRGLIYHTSGRLDSAMICYQQTIKLQPTYYQAFFQSGLINQKYRNYYGALANYQRVQQLRPQFPRIDTYIGFCYEQTGQYDLAIAAYTKASQQNAGDRQAAAGLWRSQRRQYAQQNPYNSVILPDASDPLPSAVNRPTLDTTRVRITTIQPKTRVLTTESDSLRRTVKPIN from the coding sequence ATGAAAAAGGCTTCTCTGCCCAACTATGCCTTTCACCCGTTCAGTATTCGTTGCGGCATTCGTTTAGCATCTGTTGCAGCACTCTTTTACTCTTTCGCTCTTTCGCTCTTTCTACTTGCCTGCACCTCTGATAACCGACAGATGGCGCACATCCCCGATGTGCCTAAATCGGGCGACAGCAGTCGAACGCAGTTAGCTTTGCAGGCACTGACACAGGCCATCAACACGTCGTCGCCGGCATCGGCCTATGCCAAACGGGCGGTTATTTTGCTGGCGATGGGCCGCTATGCCGATGCACTTGCCGATATAAACGAAGCCATTGAGCGCAATGACAATGCCGGTTCGTATTTCCTGACGCGGGCTAAAGTGCTGCGGGCGTTGCAGCAACCGGCAAAGGCACTCGAAAATGCGCAGCGGGCTGAGATTCTGGGCGTAAATACACCAGAACTTTATACATTACAGGGAGACTTGCTGCAACAGCAGAATCAGTTCGACAAGGCCAGGCTATACGTAGCGCGGGCGTTGCAAATGGCTCCCTATGATGGGGAAGCGTATTTTTTCAACGGGCTGATGGCAGCTAAGCAGGGCGATACGGCGCAGGCACTGGCCCTCTACGACCAATCGCTGCGGCTCAAACCGCGTTACCTGGAAACCTATAATCAACTGTCGGCTATCTACCGTACACTGGGCAACCTGAACGCTGCCTTAGCCTATAACGAACGAGCCGTGCGGTATTTTCCGAACAATGCCAAACTGATATATGGTCGAGGGCTGATTTACCATACGTCGGGTCGGCTCGACAGCGCGATGATCTGCTATCAGCAGACTATCAAGCTGCAACCAACGTATTATCAGGCGTTTTTTCAGTCGGGGCTGATCAACCAGAAGTACCGGAACTATTACGGGGCATTGGCAAACTACCAGCGGGTGCAGCAACTCCGCCCGCAGTTTCCGCGTATTGATACGTACATTGGCTTCTGCTATGAACAAACAGGACAATATGACCTGGCAATTGCCGCCTACACGAAAGCCTCGCAGCAAAATGCGGGCGACCGGCAGGCTGCGGCTGGGCTGTGGCGTTCACAACGGCGGCAATATGCGCAACAAAACCCGTATAACTCCGTAATTTTGCCCGATGCGTCAGATCCGCTGCCGTCGGCGGTCAACCGGCCTACGCTGGATACCACTCGCGTTAGAATCACGACCATTCAGCCAAAAACACGCGTATTAACCACCGAATCCGACTCGCTCCGGCGAACAGTAAAACCAATAAATTAA
- a CDS encoding class I SAM-dependent methyltransferase, which translates to MKLISPASWPDYELIDTGNFEKLERFGAFVLARPEPQAIWDKSLTDSDWQGMAHATFRRDRNSPERGDWQTKPDMRDPWFVKFRQEGLNLTFKLALTTFKHVGIFPEQADNWVYLHKAISQLNTPRPKVLNLFAYTGGASLAARQAGADVTHVDAVKPVISWARENMDHSELDNIRWVVEDAVKFVRREVRRGNRYNGIILDPPAYGRGPDGEKWVLEEQLNDLLKSCADLLDRTDFFFIINLYSLGFSALILENIMGQTFSNVANAEWGELFLADSYQKRLPLGVFYRFASVPL; encoded by the coding sequence ATGAAGCTAATCTCTCCTGCATCCTGGCCCGATTATGAACTGATTGATACGGGTAATTTTGAAAAACTTGAACGCTTCGGCGCGTTTGTGCTGGCCCGGCCCGAACCGCAGGCGATTTGGGATAAGTCATTGACCGACAGCGACTGGCAGGGCATGGCTCACGCCACTTTCCGGCGCGACCGCAATTCGCCCGAGCGGGGCGACTGGCAAACCAAACCCGACATGCGCGATCCGTGGTTCGTGAAGTTTCGGCAGGAGGGGTTGAATCTGACATTCAAGCTGGCCCTCACTACCTTCAAACACGTCGGTATCTTTCCCGAACAGGCCGATAACTGGGTCTATTTGCACAAGGCGATCAGTCAATTGAACACCCCCCGCCCTAAAGTGCTGAATTTGTTTGCCTACACGGGCGGGGCATCGCTGGCTGCGCGGCAGGCTGGTGCCGACGTCACGCACGTTGATGCGGTGAAGCCGGTCATTAGCTGGGCACGCGAAAACATGGACCACAGCGAGTTAGACAACATCCGCTGGGTGGTCGAAGATGCCGTAAAGTTTGTGCGCCGGGAAGTGCGCCGGGGCAACCGCTACAATGGCATTATTCTTGATCCACCCGCCTACGGACGTGGCCCCGACGGCGAAAAATGGGTGCTGGAAGAACAGCTTAACGACCTGCTCAAATCCTGCGCCGACCTGCTCGACCGCACCGATTTCTTCTTCATCATCAATCTGTACTCGCTTGGTTTTTCGGCACTGATTCTTGAAAATATTATGGGGCAGACCTTCAGTAACGTAGCCAATGCCGAATGGGGCGAACTGTTTTTGGCCGATAGCTATCAGAAACGCCTGCCGCTCGGTGTGTTCTACCGGTTTGCATCAGTACCTTTGTAA
- a CDS encoding EVE domain-containing protein, whose product MNFWLVKSEPDVYGWAHFTAQGRAVWDGVRNYQARNNLSAMRLGDQVLFYHSVSKPAVVGLATVVREAYPDPTVTETPNRWVAVELEPVMAFEQPVTLAQIKAEPMLATIALIRQSRLSVMPIRPDEFELLLKLSDT is encoded by the coding sequence TTGAATTTCTGGCTTGTAAAGTCCGAACCCGACGTGTACGGGTGGGCACATTTTACGGCGCAGGGACGCGCTGTTTGGGATGGCGTTCGCAACTATCAGGCGCGTAACAATCTCAGTGCTATGCGCTTGGGCGATCAGGTATTGTTTTACCACAGCGTATCCAAACCCGCAGTAGTAGGGCTGGCAACCGTTGTGCGCGAAGCTTACCCCGACCCAACCGTAACCGAAACGCCCAATCGCTGGGTAGCGGTAGAACTGGAGCCGGTGATGGCCTTTGAACAACCCGTTACGCTGGCGCAAATTAAAGCCGAACCCATGCTGGCAACTATCGCACTCATCCGGCAGTCGCGGTTGTCGGTCATGCCCATCCGACCCGATGAGTTTGAGCTACTACTGAAATTGAGTGATACGTGA
- a CDS encoding DinB family protein, with the protein MVPNDELIRIIDLLNTTYESEEAWHGPSVVEALRGVTPDMAGRKITPNTHSIAELVFHMTSWRIFCVKKMQGDATFDITTPDKNFGALPDKIDDFEWEALQMELSLSQEELVNELDKRDDDEFLEDIVPGRDYTYYDMLHGIINHDLYHTGQIVILKKVLTFKGVGSSYAESDEDEFGSPFGSSYDQDDYY; encoded by the coding sequence ATGGTACCCAACGACGAACTAATTCGGATCATTGATCTGCTCAATACAACCTACGAAAGCGAAGAAGCCTGGCATGGCCCGTCAGTAGTAGAAGCCCTGCGGGGCGTTACGCCCGACATGGCTGGCCGCAAAATCACGCCCAACACGCACTCCATCGCCGAATTGGTTTTTCATATGACAAGCTGGCGGATTTTCTGTGTCAAAAAGATGCAGGGCGACGCCACGTTCGATATTACCACGCCCGACAAAAACTTCGGTGCCCTGCCCGACAAAATCGATGATTTTGAATGGGAGGCTCTGCAAATGGAACTCAGCCTGAGTCAGGAAGAACTTGTCAATGAACTCGACAAGCGCGATGACGATGAGTTTCTGGAAGACATTGTACCCGGTCGTGACTACACGTATTACGATATGCTTCACGGCATTATCAACCACGATCTCTACCACACGGGTCAGATCGTAATCCTGAAAAAAGTCCTGACGTTTAAAGGAGTCGGGTCGAGCTACGCCGAAAGCGACGAAGACGAATTCGGCTCACCTTTCGGCAGCAGCTACGATCAGGACGATTATTATTAA
- a CDS encoding capsule assembly Wzi family protein: MHTGTEVGSYFATSGETPFWLRTNQFGIVPRDAAILTIRQAVRVDYHDKPRTRLDSLRAANRRVDWGWGTEAVLNAGYDYKLLIPEAYVKVKIGSFETWGGRRREIIGLVDSTLTSGSYAQSGNALPLLKFQMGFPDFTPKRSLFAVKGFYAHGWFESDRFVKNTLLHQKALYVRVGKPNWRLKLYGGINHQVMWGGGTERLPGSLIKNNQLPATFRDYIDIVMGNTLANRTNVDTTRISNFDRENRIGNHLGTIDVGLDYTTGSVAIFAYRQSIYEDGSLFYLINIRDGLNGLRIRNLRPTNRDGLQIQAILLEHLYTQSQGGSVFGDGDLLRGRDNYFNHSQYQDGWSRYGLTLGTPFITPSTDSRSGLPRYGFTNNNRVSVWHLGVSGQVMDFFRFQLKASYSQNLGTYVEPFPRPIHQFSSALTVSAPLYILNGVTARASVAVDAGELYDNTLGFYVGIRKDASW, translated from the coding sequence GTGCATACAGGCACTGAGGTTGGCAGCTATTTCGCAACATCAGGCGAAACCCCGTTCTGGTTACGCACGAATCAGTTTGGTATCGTGCCGCGTGATGCGGCTATCCTCACGATTCGGCAGGCGGTGCGCGTCGACTACCACGATAAACCACGTACCCGGCTCGACAGCCTGCGGGCCGCCAACCGGCGCGTCGACTGGGGCTGGGGTACCGAGGCCGTACTGAATGCGGGCTATGACTATAAGCTACTTATACCCGAAGCCTACGTAAAAGTGAAAATAGGCAGCTTTGAAACCTGGGGCGGGCGTCGGCGCGAAATCATTGGCTTAGTCGATTCTACACTCACTTCAGGGTCGTATGCGCAGTCGGGCAATGCGCTCCCGCTGCTTAAATTTCAGATGGGCTTTCCCGACTTTACCCCCAAACGGAGTTTGTTTGCCGTGAAAGGGTTTTATGCCCACGGCTGGTTCGAGAGCGACCGGTTTGTAAAAAACACGCTGCTGCATCAGAAAGCCCTCTATGTGCGCGTAGGAAAACCCAACTGGCGGTTGAAACTATACGGCGGCATCAATCACCAGGTCATGTGGGGGGGCGGCACCGAACGGTTGCCGGGCAGTCTCATCAAAAACAATCAGCTTCCGGCTACGTTCCGCGATTACATCGACATCGTAATGGGAAATACGCTCGCCAACCGCACCAATGTCGATACAACCCGAATCAGCAACTTCGACCGTGAAAACCGCATCGGCAATCACCTCGGCACGATTGATGTGGGGCTTGATTACACCACCGGTTCGGTCGCTATTTTCGCGTACCGGCAAAGCATTTACGAAGATGGTTCGCTGTTCTATCTCATCAACATTCGCGACGGGCTAAATGGCCTCCGCATCCGCAATCTGCGCCCAACCAACCGCGATGGGCTGCAAATTCAGGCCATTCTGCTCGAACACCTGTACACACAAAGTCAGGGTGGCTCCGTTTTTGGGGATGGCGACCTGCTGCGTGGGCGCGATAATTATTTCAACCACTCGCAATATCAGGATGGCTGGTCGCGCTACGGCCTCACGTTGGGAACGCCCTTCATCACCCCCAGCACCGACAGCCGTAGCGGCCTGCCGCGTTATGGGTTTACAAACAACAACCGCGTATCGGTCTGGCACCTCGGCGTATCGGGACAGGTAATGGACTTTTTCCGGTTTCAGTTAAAAGCGTCGTACAGTCAGAATCTTGGCACCTACGTAGAGCCGTTTCCCCGCCCGATTCACCAGTTTTCATCAGCACTAACCGTTTCGGCCCCGCTCTACATCCTTAACGGCGTGACAGCGCGGGCCTCCGTAGCGGTCGATGCGGGTGAGTTGTATGACAACACCCTCGGCTTCTATGTCGGGATTCGGAAAGATGCAAGTTGGTAA
- a CDS encoding ABC1 kinase family protein gives MKTQNSVPTTKVARASQFVKAGVKVGGNYIKHYSKKLLDPDRSKEELHKDNAADIYDALSELKGSALKMAQMLSMDRGLLPVAYSDKFTMAQYSAPPLSGPLVVKTFRTYFGKSPGELFDKFDINSVNAASIGQVHQAWKDGKKLAVKVQYPGVADAVSSDLKIAKPLAVRLLNLDERQIDRYMGEVESKLLEETDYELELRRSIEISQACAHIDGLVFPNYYPDYSSKRILTMDWLDGLHLKEFLATNPSQDARDRIGQLLWDFYDHQIHTLRQVHADPHPGNFLMRPDGTMGVIDFGCVKVIPDYYYDNYFRLINPDTLEDEALTQQIFTNLEFLVPQDSPQDRRFFSDLFVQMIEMLGAPFAVDEFDFGDNEYFTKVYAFAEELSKLEELRSSKVVRGSQDGLYVNRTYYGLYAMLNELKARVRTTKPAWLRSQKAVLA, from the coding sequence ATGAAAACCCAGAACTCCGTTCCGACTACTAAAGTTGCCCGTGCCAGCCAATTCGTGAAAGCCGGAGTGAAGGTAGGCGGCAATTATATCAAGCATTACAGCAAAAAACTGCTGGACCCGGATCGCTCGAAAGAAGAACTGCATAAAGACAATGCGGCTGATATTTACGACGCCCTCAGCGAACTGAAAGGCTCGGCCCTGAAAATGGCGCAGATGCTCAGTATGGACCGGGGCTTGCTGCCCGTAGCCTATTCTGATAAGTTCACGATGGCGCAGTACTCGGCCCCCCCGCTATCGGGGCCGCTGGTTGTTAAAACGTTTCGGACGTATTTCGGTAAATCGCCGGGCGAGTTGTTCGATAAATTCGACATCAACTCCGTGAATGCAGCCAGCATTGGGCAGGTGCATCAGGCATGGAAAGACGGAAAAAAGTTAGCCGTGAAAGTGCAGTACCCCGGCGTAGCCGATGCTGTTAGCTCCGATCTGAAGATTGCCAAACCATTAGCTGTGCGGCTCCTCAACCTCGACGAGCGGCAGATCGACCGGTATATGGGCGAAGTAGAAAGTAAACTGCTCGAGGAAACCGACTACGAACTCGAACTCCGGCGCAGCATCGAAATCTCGCAAGCCTGCGCCCATATCGACGGGCTGGTGTTCCCAAACTACTATCCCGATTATTCCTCGAAGCGCATCCTGACAATGGACTGGCTCGACGGGCTGCACCTCAAAGAGTTTCTGGCAACCAATCCCTCGCAGGATGCTCGTGATCGCATCGGCCAACTGCTCTGGGATTTCTATGACCACCAGATTCATACCCTCCGGCAGGTACACGCCGACCCGCACCCCGGCAATTTCCTGATGCGCCCCGACGGTACGATGGGCGTCATTGATTTTGGTTGCGTGAAGGTCATCCCCGACTATTACTACGACAACTATTTCCGGCTTATCAACCCCGACACACTCGAAGATGAGGCCCTGACGCAACAGATTTTCACGAATCTGGAATTTCTGGTGCCACAGGATTCACCCCAGGATCGCCGGTTTTTTTCGGATCTGTTTGTGCAGATGATCGAGATGCTGGGTGCGCCCTTCGCCGTCGATGAGTTTGATTTTGGCGACAACGAATACTTCACCAAAGTCTACGCCTTCGCCGAAGAACTGTCGAAATTAGAAGAACTGCGTTCCTCGAAAGTTGTGCGTGGTTCGCAGGATGGTTTGTACGTAAACCGCACGTATTACGGCCTGTATGCTATGCTGAACGAGTTGAAAGCCCGCGTCCGCACCACCAAGCCCGCGTGGCTGCGTTCGCAGAAAGCGGTATTGGCGTAG
- a CDS encoding TetR/AcrR family transcriptional regulator codes for METLEKIRKSYTEYVLENGKQPTSVFQFAKKLKLAEAEFYTYYASFDAIEADIWLAFFQDAKATVEADQTYQGYSVREKLLAFYYTWIELLKAQRSFVVYSYSHLQEASATASPVAKARMRAGQTTANSRVLMPFKEAFFDYARDLLAEGRESREVEPRPFVTDRYPNALWMQTLFVLNFWVRDVSKNFEKTDSAIEKAVNTSFDLIGRSPIDTLIDFAKFIYQNK; via the coding sequence ATGGAAACGCTCGAAAAAATCCGTAAGTCGTACACCGAATACGTACTTGAAAACGGTAAACAACCCACCTCCGTCTTCCAGTTTGCCAAAAAGCTGAAATTGGCCGAAGCCGAATTTTATACCTACTACGCGTCGTTCGATGCAATCGAAGCAGATATCTGGCTGGCGTTTTTTCAGGATGCGAAAGCCACTGTAGAAGCCGACCAGACGTATCAGGGATATTCGGTTCGTGAGAAACTGCTGGCCTTTTATTACACCTGGATCGAATTGCTGAAAGCCCAGCGGAGCTTTGTGGTCTACAGCTACAGCCATCTACAGGAAGCATCGGCAACGGCCTCGCCGGTAGCCAAAGCCCGGATGCGGGCCGGTCAAACAACTGCCAACAGCCGTGTGCTGATGCCGTTCAAAGAAGCGTTTTTCGACTACGCCCGCGATTTGCTGGCCGAGGGACGCGAAAGCCGGGAGGTGGAACCCCGCCCGTTTGTAACTGACCGCTACCCCAATGCACTCTGGATGCAAACGCTGTTTGTACTCAATTTTTGGGTGCGTGATGTCAGCAAGAATTTTGAGAAAACCGATTCTGCCATCGAAAAAGCGGTCAATACCTCCTTCGACCTCATTGGCCGTTCGCCCATTGATACATTGATTGACTTTGCCAAGTTCATCTACCAAAATAAATGA
- a CDS encoding ComEC/Rec2 family competence protein has translation MKGQPFVRYAAGLVAGILLYVSFPNEYGIPVTALLVGAGLLIWGFVRYASQTRKPVQTSQGIGGLLVLLALGWAITYQRTASNCSDNIVHLRDTLRTYEGVVAAQPEERAKTYRVELEISRGRWSSRTDSGQWHPLSGRVIVYVDKAIGRLPRYGEVWLVNGPPRPIDPPLNPGEFNYKRYLSHRNIYHQQYLRPWQRQVVAYNPPNPVTRLATRVNRWADSVFIDRIGTRAEYAIVNAMILGVRDDLDTELYRAYSAAGAVHILSVSGMHVGILFAVLTYLLSFLIKRPRGKLLMAALQLLILWFYALVTGLSPPVLRSAGMFTLLIVANAAGRQQQLLNTLGASAFFILCFDPYALFSAGFQLSYVAVAGIGAWQSSLVQSLTFRYKAANKLWELTAVALVAQLITFPLGVFYFHQFPTYFLLANPAVMGLSFILLPLAMATLAVSWVPLLNDALGWLLQKTAWLLNAVVMQTSRLPGAAWDGLWLSPTALVLVYAVILFGVAVLLTRNRAYLWATSASALLLTGVTLWNDYEQRHQRRLAVHFLPHRTAISLTDGHTSTLLTDLDTADTRSYDFYLKNTFGQWGVDDLTIANIRADSLQLVPAYKRHKDYALWVWQGKTLLIVNKLGGYSRWRLPAVVDYCIIRRNALRDWNDLNGRIVARHVIFDDSNKTPLTDRLLIEAKARNIACYSVRQMGAYATEFMPY, from the coding sequence ATGAAGGGCCAGCCATTTGTGCGCTACGCAGCCGGGCTGGTTGCGGGCATTTTGCTGTACGTGAGCTTTCCCAACGAATATGGCATTCCGGTAACTGCGTTGCTGGTGGGCGCGGGACTGCTCATCTGGGGGTTCGTTCGTTATGCCAGCCAAACAAGGAAGCCCGTTCAAACAAGTCAGGGCATCGGCGGCCTGCTGGTGTTGCTGGCTCTCGGCTGGGCCATCACCTACCAGCGAACGGCCAGCAATTGCTCCGACAACATCGTGCATTTGCGGGATACCTTGCGGACATATGAGGGCGTCGTAGCTGCTCAGCCCGAAGAACGCGCCAAAACCTACCGCGTTGAACTGGAAATCAGCCGGGGCCGCTGGTCCAGCCGCACCGATTCGGGACAGTGGCATCCGCTTAGCGGGCGTGTTATTGTGTATGTCGATAAGGCCATTGGCCGGCTACCCCGCTACGGTGAAGTCTGGCTCGTGAATGGCCCACCCCGGCCTATCGACCCACCCCTGAACCCCGGTGAGTTCAACTATAAACGCTACCTCAGTCACCGTAACATCTACCACCAGCAGTACCTGCGTCCGTGGCAGCGGCAGGTGGTGGCCTACAACCCGCCCAACCCTGTCACACGGTTAGCCACACGGGTAAACCGCTGGGCCGATAGCGTGTTTATCGACCGGATTGGCACCCGTGCCGAATACGCTATCGTCAACGCTATGATTCTGGGCGTTCGCGATGATCTGGATACTGAGTTGTATCGGGCCTACTCGGCAGCCGGGGCAGTACACATCCTGTCGGTGTCTGGAATGCACGTAGGTATTTTATTTGCAGTGCTGACGTACCTGCTCAGTTTTCTCATCAAACGGCCCCGTGGCAAGCTGCTGATGGCCGCGCTGCAACTGCTCATTTTGTGGTTCTACGCGCTCGTTACGGGGCTGTCGCCCCCGGTGCTGCGGTCGGCGGGCATGTTTACATTGCTGATTGTTGCCAACGCAGCCGGGCGGCAGCAGCAGTTGCTGAATACATTGGGAGCATCGGCATTTTTTATTCTTTGCTTCGATCCCTACGCGTTGTTCTCGGCAGGCTTTCAGCTATCGTATGTAGCCGTGGCAGGTATTGGTGCGTGGCAGTCGTCGCTGGTGCAGTCGCTGACGTTTCGGTACAAAGCTGCGAATAAACTGTGGGAACTGACCGCCGTGGCGTTGGTGGCGCAACTGATTACGTTTCCATTAGGCGTATTTTATTTTCACCAGTTTCCGACCTACTTTTTGCTGGCAAACCCGGCAGTGATGGGCCTGTCGTTTATTTTGTTGCCGCTGGCAATGGCGACGCTGGCGGTTAGCTGGGTGCCATTGCTAAACGATGCGCTGGGCTGGCTGTTGCAGAAAACGGCCTGGCTACTCAACGCCGTAGTCATGCAAACGAGCCGCCTGCCCGGTGCTGCCTGGGATGGCCTGTGGCTGTCGCCCACTGCGCTCGTGCTGGTCTACGCCGTGATTCTGTTCGGCGTGGCTGTATTGCTGACCCGAAACCGGGCTTATCTGTGGGCCACGAGCGCATCGGCTCTGCTGCTGACGGGCGTTACGCTCTGGAACGACTACGAACAACGTCACCAACGACGGCTGGCTGTGCATTTTCTGCCGCACCGCACGGCCATTAGCCTGACCGACGGGCATACGAGTACGTTGCTTACCGACCTTGATACGGCAGATACGCGTTCGTATGATTTTTACCTGAAAAACACGTTCGGGCAGTGGGGCGTCGACGATCTGACAATTGCCAACATTCGAGCCGATTCGCTACAATTAGTTCCGGCCTATAAACGGCACAAAGACTACGCGCTGTGGGTATGGCAGGGCAAAACCCTGCTGATTGTGAATAAACTGGGAGGCTATTCACGCTGGCGACTACCTGCCGTGGTCGATTACTGCATCATCCGCCGAAATGCCCTGCGCGACTGGAACGACCTGAATGGCCGCATCGTGGCCCGGCACGTTATTTTCGACGACTCCAACAAAACGCCCCTGACTGACCGGCTATTAATCGAGGCCAAAGCACGGAACATTGCCTGTTATTCTGTCCGGCAGATGGGCGCGTATGCAACAGAATTTATGCCCTATTGA
- a CDS encoding GNAT family N-acetyltransferase, whose product MITVAPISSPTDLDIVFGIRHTVFVVEQHVAHDEEYDEFESISTHFLARVGVTPAGTARWRRTSNGIKLERFAVLPAFRRQGVGQALVQAVLDDVFAQQQTAEPTESIYLHAQLTAMPLYAGFGFAAVGPMFEEAGIQHYKMVLTGSAYPNQ is encoded by the coding sequence ATGATTACCGTTGCACCCATATCCAGCCCCACCGATCTTGACATTGTTTTTGGTATTCGCCACACCGTGTTTGTGGTCGAGCAGCACGTAGCCCACGACGAAGAATACGACGAGTTTGAGTCCATCAGTACCCATTTTCTGGCCCGTGTTGGCGTCACCCCTGCCGGAACCGCCCGCTGGCGACGCACATCCAATGGCATCAAGTTAGAGCGATTTGCCGTTTTGCCCGCGTTCCGAAGGCAGGGGGTTGGGCAGGCATTGGTACAGGCCGTGCTGGACGATGTTTTCGCACAACAACAGACCGCCGAACCTACCGAAAGCATCTACCTCCACGCACAGCTAACGGCCATGCCGCTCTATGCCGGTTTCGGCTTTGCGGCTGTTGGGCCAATGTTCGAGGAAGCGGGCATCCAGCATTACAAAATGGTACTCACCGGCTCCGCTTATCCCAACCAATGA
- a CDS encoding M43 family zinc metalloprotease, translating to MLLLNSMVAMWCGTDSFGKLLWHMIKRVSNRVYQRIRTGRLWLAGSFMLIACQLTYAQMPGSTRAFGMTPHRCGLVEHERILQQRDPNRLRQVEDLNRKVAQALFQTQNLRQQADQTIYRIPVVVHVIHSNPSGQIGGPNNVNISDEQIRSQIQVLNEDYRRREGTNGFNTNPLGADAMIEFYLATTDPSGQPSNGITRHYYADKASFNVFDDDVLLSQIAYWPSDRYLNVWVTKLDDYLGYTQFPTAADTLGGLPANTNELTDGTIIDYRVFGRRTGTITLPLYLLGRTVTHEIGHWLGLIHTWGDGAGCNEDYVADTPPMQDGSVAPQSCRQTFSNCNGRGQTRDLMENYMNYWPDACMNMFTAGQVARMRTVLTVSPRRARLIRAAGTPLTESETLDVFVYPNPASSDPAVEVRLKGFQSFTVDVFDASGRQTYTMAYFDVPSTRLTIPVFGLPRGVYVVRVKTDSETASKRLLVL from the coding sequence TTGCTTTTGTTGAACTCGATGGTCGCGATGTGGTGCGGCACCGACTCGTTCGGGAAATTATTGTGGCATATGATAAAGCGGGTCAGTAATCGGGTATACCAACGAATCAGAACCGGGCGGCTTTGGCTGGCCGGTTCTTTTATGCTTATTGCCTGCCAACTGACCTACGCGCAGATGCCAGGCAGTACGCGGGCGTTTGGCATGACTCCCCACCGCTGCGGTTTGGTTGAACATGAGCGCATTCTTCAACAACGCGACCCTAACCGGCTGCGGCAGGTAGAAGACCTGAACCGAAAAGTAGCGCAGGCGTTGTTCCAAACCCAAAATCTGCGTCAGCAGGCCGATCAGACCATTTACCGAATTCCGGTGGTGGTACACGTAATTCACAGCAATCCGTCGGGGCAGATTGGCGGTCCGAACAATGTCAATATTTCCGATGAGCAGATTCGGTCGCAAATTCAGGTGCTGAACGAGGATTACCGGCGAAGAGAGGGAACAAACGGGTTTAACACCAACCCGCTTGGGGCCGATGCCATGATCGAGTTTTACTTAGCCACGACCGACCCCAGCGGCCAGCCCAGCAACGGCATTACCCGGCATTACTACGCCGATAAAGCGTCGTTCAATGTTTTTGACGATGATGTGCTATTGTCGCAAATAGCCTACTGGCCGTCAGACCGTTACCTGAATGTCTGGGTAACGAAATTAGATGATTATTTGGGATACACGCAATTCCCGACAGCCGCCGATACGCTCGGCGGTCTTCCGGCGAATACCAACGAATTAACCGACGGTACAATTATCGACTATCGGGTGTTTGGCCGGCGGACGGGTACGATTACGTTGCCGCTTTATCTGCTTGGTCGGACGGTCACGCATGAAATCGGGCATTGGCTGGGGCTTATTCACACGTGGGGCGATGGAGCCGGGTGCAACGAAGATTACGTAGCCGATACACCACCCATGCAGGACGGTTCTGTTGCACCCCAATCGTGTCGGCAGACGTTTTCCAACTGCAACGGGCGCGGCCAAACCCGCGACCTGATGGAGAACTATATGAACTACTGGCCCGATGCCTGCATGAATATGTTTACGGCGGGGCAGGTGGCCCGGATGCGAACCGTACTGACCGTTAGCCCCCGCCGGGCGCGGCTGATTCGGGCGGCTGGTACACCCCTGACCGAGTCCGAAACGCTCGACGTTTTTGTGTACCCGAACCCCGCCAGTTCAGACCCGGCAGTGGAAGTGCGGCTGAAAGGATTTCAGTCGTTTACCGTCGACGTATTCGATGCGTCGGGGCGACAGACGTACACGATGGCGTATTTCGACGTGCCGAGTACGCGCCTGACGATTCCCGTTTTCGGATTGCCGAGGGGCGTTTACGTGGTTCGTGTTAAAACGGACAGCGAAACGGCGAGCAAGCGGCTGCTGGTTTTGTAG